Proteins from one Ricinus communis isolate WT05 ecotype wild-type chromosome 9, ASM1957865v1, whole genome shotgun sequence genomic window:
- the LOC8287625 gene encoding aspartate carbamoyltransferase, chloroplastic, giving the protein MATSIGFSSCCLLNKHSMSPVPIKSFNGLMCNYSSLFSKQTCSPKPISFSPVLRPLIRSGVRCSALEIGNADLLFSTGNRFQLEDVIEAQQFDREILNAIFEVAREMEKIEKNSPGSQILKGYLMATLFYEPSTRTRLSFESAMKRLGGEVLTTENAREFSSAAKGETLEDTIRTVEGYSDIIVMRHFESGAARRAATTACIPVINAGDGPGQHPTQALLDVYTIDREIGKLDGIKVALVGDLANGRTVRSLAYLLAKYQDVKIYFVSPDVVKMKDDIKDYLASRGVEWEESADLMEVASKCDVVYQTRIQRERFGERIDLYEEARGKYIVDSDVLNVMQKHAVVMHPLPRLDEITVDVDVDPRAAYFRQAKNGLYIRMALLKLLLVGW; this is encoded by the exons atggCAACCTCGATTGGGttttcttcttgttgtttATTGAATAAGCATTCAATGTCTCCTGTGCCCATAAAGTCCTTTAATGGCTTAATGTGCAATTATTCAAGTTTGTTTAGCAAACAAACATGCTCTCCAAAGCCAATATCTTTTTCTCCTGTATTAAGGCCTTTAATAAGGAGTGGTGTTAGGTGTAGTGCATTGGAGATTGGAAATGCAGACCTTTTATTTTCAACTGGGAACAGGTTTCAACTTGAGGATGTTATTGAAGCACAGCAGTTTGATAGAGAGATTCTCAATGCTATATTTGAAGTTGCACGAGAAATGGAGAAGATTGAAAAGAATTCTCCTGGGAGTCAAATTCTTAAGGGTTATTTAATGGCTACCCTTTTCTATGAACCGTCTACCCGTACTAGGCTTTCTTTTGAGTCTGCGATGAAACGGCTTGGTGGTGAGGTTTTGACTACTGAAAACGCAAGGGAATTTTCTTCAGCTGCTAAGGGAGAGACACTTGAAG ACACCATTAGAACTGTTGAAGGTTATTCGGATATCATTGTTATGCGTCATTTTGAAAGTGGCGCTGCAAGAAGAGCTGCTACTACTGCCTGCATTCCTGTTATTAATGCAGGGGATGGTCCTGGACAACATCCAACTCAG GCTCTTTTAGATGTATATACTATCGACCGAGAGATAGGTAAATTGGATGGCATCAAAGTTGCTCTTGTGGGAGATCTTGCTAATGGAAGGACAGTTCGCTCACTTGCATACTTGCTTGCCAAATACCAGGATGTAAAGATCTATTTTGTGTCTCCTGATGTGGTAAAAATGAAG GATGATATAAAAGACTACTTGGCATCGAGGGGAGTTGAGTGGGAAGAAAGTGCTGATTTAATGGAAGTGGCGTCAAAGTGTGATGTTGTGTATCAAACTCGAATTCAGCGAGAAAGATTTGGAGAGAGAATTGACCTTTACGAAGAAGCTCGAGGCAAATACATTGTGGATTCTGATGTGTTAAATGTGATGCAGAAGCACGCTGTGGTCATGCATCCTCTTCCGAGGCTAGATGAG ATAACTGTGGATGTTGATGTCGATCCAAGAGCTGCTTATTTTAGACAAGCAAAGAATGGTCTCTACATCCGAATGGCGCTTCTGAAACTTCTACTTGTTGGTTGGTGA
- the LOC8287627 gene encoding uncharacterized protein LOC8287627 isoform X2, whose protein sequence is MQPHDEENTKRYTHAENQGHRGVEEKAPSLADEFRRVAEEKAKAEEKTEQVADQGIASQTSDKTSDGAEEAATVGRGGGDTEAVKGRYKGHEPGADYRRRR, encoded by the exons ATGCAACCCCATGATGAAG AAAATACAAAA AGGTATACCCATGCGGAAAATCAAGGGCATCGTGGAGTAGAAGAAAAAGCACCTTCACTAGCCGATGAATTCAGAAGGGTTGCAGAGGAGAAGGCGAAGGCTGAGGAAAAAACCGAGCAAGTTGCAGATCAAGGTATTGCGAGTCAGACTTCTGATAAGACCTCCGACGGCGCTGAAGAGGCTGCTACCGTTGGACGTGGAGGTGGAGACACTGAAGCTGTGAAGGGAAGGTATAAAGGGCATGAGCCAGGTGCTGACTATCGTAGAAGGAGATGA
- the LOC8287623 gene encoding stigma-specific STIG1-like protein 4 isoform X1 — translation MQLGNAFIAILLILILFCISIDFSVASAGLKQNFTIVISQSPWLKNVTENLPHPYPYPPRLLPGCRRTPWICREGMHLPRARMHCCRNKCVDVSSDINNCGVCGIRCPFTWQCCHGFCINTNVSPFNCGSCGNKCPWGVLCVYGMCGYAEPWPPWPHPHPHPHPHPHPHPHPHPHPHPHPHPHPHPHPPPKPPKPWPHRPPQSPPKPIKPWPHHPPKADHEPSQSAMGPSY, via the coding sequence ATGCAGCTAGGCAATGCTTTTATTGCCATCTTGCTTATATTGATACTCTTTTGTATATCAATAGATTTTTCAGTAGCATCAGCAGGATTGAAACAGAATTTCACTATTGTCATATCACAGTCACCGTGGCTCAAGAACGTGACGGAAAACCTCCCGCATCCTTACCCATACCCACCGCGACTGTTGCCTGGGTGCAGGAGAACACCATGGATATGTAGAGAGGGAATGCATCTACCTAGAGCTCGAATGCATTGCTGCAGAAACAAATGTGTTGATGTGTCTTCTGATATAAATAATTGTGGTGTCTGTGGAATTAGATGCCCCTTTACTTGGCAATGTTGTCACGGTTTTTGCATTAATACCAATGTCAGTCCTTTCAACTGTGGCAGTTGCGGTAACAAATGCCCCTGGGGTGTCCTATGCGTTTATGGGATGTGCGGATATGCTGAACCATGGCCACCATGGCCTCATCCCCATCCCCATCCCCATCCCCACCCCCACCCTCACCCTCACCCTCACCCTCACCCTCACCCTCATCCTCATCCTCATCCTCATCCTCACCCTCCTCCTAAACCGCCAAAACCATGGCCGCACCGCCctcctcaatctcctcctaaACCAATAAAACCATGGCCACACCACCCTCCTAAAGCTGACCATGAGCCATCTCAAAGTGCAATGGGTCCGAGTTATTGA
- the LOC8287622 gene encoding GDP-L-galactose phosphorylase 2, giving the protein MSNKLMLSIKRVPTVVSNFQKDEAEDGAKRSGGCGRNCLQKCCIQGAKLPLYAFKRLNKIVCEKEEIEHENIEPPVAFLDSLLLGEWEERMQRGLFRYDVTACETKVIPGQYGFIAQLNEGRHLKKRPTEFRVDKVLQPFDGNKFNFTKVGQEEVLFQFEASEDDDIQFFPSAPIDVENSPSVVAINVSPIEYGHVLLIPRILDCLPQRIDRDSLLLALYMAAEAGNPYFRLGYNSLGAFATINHLHFQAYYLAVQFPIEKAPTKKITTLDCGVKIAELVNYPVRGLLFEGGNTLQDLSNTISDACICLQDNNIPYNVLISDCGKCVFLLPQCYAEKQALGEVSAELLDTQVNPAVWEISGHMVLKRKKDYEEASEENAWRLLAEVSLSEARFQEVNALIFEAISYAGSSSDNEAQNMLEDEDVNSVGEVGAINQSSHCTMVTGNQECLVQQ; this is encoded by the exons ATGAGTAACAAATTGATGCTGAGTATCAAGAGGGTTCCCACTGTTGTTTCCAATTTCCAAAAAGACGAGGCCGAAGATGGTGCTAAAAGGAGTGGGGGCTGTGGCCGTAATTGCCTTCAGAAGTGTTGCATTCAAG GCGCAAAGCTCCCTTTGTATGCTTTCAAGAGATTAAATAAGATTGTTTGCGAAAAGGAGGAGATTGAACATGAGAACATTGAACCTCCTGTTGCATTCCTTGACTCGCTCCTTCTTGGGGAG TGGGAGGAACGTATGCAGAGAGGCCTTTTCCGTTATGATGTTACTGCCTGTGAAACCAAG GTGATTCCTGGCCAGTATGGTTTCATTGCTCAGCTGAATGAGGGCCGTCACTTGAAGAAGAGGCCAACTGAATTTCGTGTTGACAAGGTCCTCCAGCCCTTTGATGGGAACAAATTCAACTTCACTAAAGTTGGCCAAGAAGAGGTGCTCTTCCAGTTTGAAGCAAGTGAGGACGATGATATTCAGTTCTTCCCAAGTGCCCCTATTGATGTTGAGAATTCTCCAAGTGTGGTTGCCATTAAT GTTAGCCCTATTGAGTATGGGCATGTTCTGTTGATCCCACGTATACTAGACTGCTTGCCACAGAGGATCGACCGTGACAGCTTATTGCTTGCACTTTACATGGCAGCTGAAGCTGGGAATCCATACTTCCGTTTGGGTTACAACAGCTTGGGTGCATTTGCTACCATCAACCACCTTCACTTCCAG GCTTACTACTTGGCTGTGCAATTTCCTATTGAGAAGGCACCCACTAAGAAGATTACCACTTTGGATTGTGGGGTGAAAATAGCTGAGCTTGTGAATTACCCTGTCAGAGGACTTCTATTTGAGGGTGGAAATACTCTGCAAGATTTATCCAATACCATTTCCGATGCTTGCATCTGCCTTCAAGATAACAACATACCATACAATGTGCTCATCTCTGATTGTGGAAAGTGTGTCTTTCTCTTGCCACAG TGTTATGCAGAGAAACAAGCTCTTGGGGAAGTGAGTGCTGAACTTCTTGATACGCAAGTGAACCCAGCTGTGTGGGAAATTAGTGGCCATATGGTgttgaaaaggaagaaggactATGAGGAGGCATCTGAGGAGAATGCTTGGAGGCTGCTCGCTGAGGTTTCTCTCTCTGAAGCAAGATTCCAGGAAGTGAATGCTCTCATTTTCGAAGCCATTTCTTATGCTGGTAGTAGCAGTGATAATGAAGCTCAGAACATGCTTGAAGACGAAGATGTCAATTCTGTTGGAGAAGTTGGTGCAATTAACCAAAGCTCACACTGCACTATGGTGACTGGGAATCAAGAATGCCTCGTTCAGCAGTAA
- the LOC8287626 gene encoding adenylyltransferase and sulfurtransferase MOCS3, translated as MESNGSESTGILREIETLKTEKSNIDNRIAALEAQLRQINLQNDTASSNGSCPLISTNDSGLSHALSSDMIYRYSRHLLLPSFGIQGQSNLLKSSILVVGAGGLGSPALLYLAACGVGRLGVVDHDVVELNNMHRQVIHTEAFIGQPKVKSAAAACRSINSTIQIVEHQEALRTSNALEIFSQYDIIVDATDNAPSRYMISDCCVVLGKPLVSGAALGLEGQLTVYNYKGGPCYRCLFPTPPPSTACQRCADSGVLGVVPGIIGCLQALEAIKIASDIGEPLSGRMLLFDALSARIRIVKIRGRSLQCEVCGENSAFTQKQFRDFDYEKFTQTPLSMAPLKLDLLPADSRINSREFNEKVIKGETHVLVDVRPAHHFKIVALPNALNIPLSSLEARLPEISSALKEEGERRGVDSESGVNLYVVCRRGNDSQRAVQLLHKKGFSIAKDIIGGIEAWAHDVDPNFPTY; from the exons ATGGAATCAAATGGAAGTGAATCAACTGGAATCCTCCGCGAAATTGAAACCTTAAAGACCGAGAAAAGCAATATAGACAATCGAATTGCAGCTCTTGAAGCTCAACTCCGTCAAATTAATCTCCAAAACGACACTGCTTCATCTAACGGTTCATGTCCTTTAATTTCCACCAATGATTCTGGTCTAAGCCATGCATTATCGTCTGATATGATTTATCGTTACAGTCGTCATCTTTTGCTGCCTTCTTTTGGAATTCAAg GGCAGTCAAATCTGTTAAAGTCTTCTATTTTAGTTGTTGGAGCTGGAGGATTGGGCTCTCCTGCTTTGTTATATCTGGCAGCTTGTGGTGTTG GTCGGTTGGGTGTTGTTGACCATGATGTTGTTGAACTAAATAATATGCACAGACAG GTTATACATACTGAAGCATTTATTGGTCAGCCAAAAGTGAAATCTGCTGCTGCTGCCTGTCGCTC GATCAACTCTACTATTCAGATTGTTGAACACCAAGAAGCTTTACGCACATCCAATGCCTTGGAAATTTTTAGCCA ATATGACATAATAGTAGATGCAACAGATAATGCTCCAAGCCGTTACATGATTAGTGATTGTTGTGTAGTGTTGGGAAAG CCTCTTGTTTCAGGTGCTGCATTGGGATTGGAAGGGCAG CTCACGGTCTATAATTACAAAGGAGGTCCTTGCTATCGGTGCCTTTTTCCAACCCCACCTCCTTCAACTGCATGCCAAAGATGTGCTGATAGTGGAGTTCTAGGAGTTG TTCCTGGCATTATTGGCTGTCTTCAAGCACTCGAGGCCATTAAAATTGCAAGTGACATAGGCGAACCACTATCAGGAAGGATGCTACTATTTGATGCATTGTCAGCACGAATTCGAATT GTCAAGATTAGGGGTAGGTCATTACAATGCGAAGTTTGTGGAGAAAATTCAGCATTTACCCAAAAGCAATTTAGAGATTTCGATTATGAGAAGTTCACTCAGACTCCATTGTCAATG GCTCCCTTGAAGTTGGACCTGCTTCCAGCAGATTCCAGAATAAACAGTAGAGAGTTCAATGAGAAAGTGATTAAAGGGGAAACACATGTCTTGGTAGACGTACGCCCTGCTCACCATTTCAAGATTGTTGCTCTTCCCAACGCcctaaatataccactatctAGTCTGGAAGCCAGGTTGCCTGAAATCTCTTCAGCTTTGAAGGAAGAGGGAGAGCGCAGGGGTGTTGATTCAGAATCAGGTGTGAACTTATATGTAGTATGTAGAAGAGGAAACGATTCACAAAGAGCTGTTCAATTATTACACAAGAAAGGCTTTAGTATAGCCAAGGATATCATTGGGGGCATAGAGGCCTGGGCACATGATGTAGATCCAAATTTCCCTACCTATTAG
- the LOC8287627 gene encoding uncharacterized protein LOC8287627 isoform X1, which translates to MASGFLLCKLTRSLTVRPSTPLLCNPMMKRYTHAENQGHRGVEEKAPSLADEFRRVAEEKAKAEEKTEQVADQGIASQTSDKTSDGAEEAATVGRGGGDTEAVKGRYKGHEPGADYRRRR; encoded by the exons ATGGCATCAGGTTTCCTTCTCTGCAAATTGACACGATCATTGACTGTCAGGCCTTCGACACCACTCCTATGCAACCCCATGATGAAG AGGTATACCCATGCGGAAAATCAAGGGCATCGTGGAGTAGAAGAAAAAGCACCTTCACTAGCCGATGAATTCAGAAGGGTTGCAGAGGAGAAGGCGAAGGCTGAGGAAAAAACCGAGCAAGTTGCAGATCAAGGTATTGCGAGTCAGACTTCTGATAAGACCTCCGACGGCGCTGAAGAGGCTGCTACCGTTGGACGTGGAGGTGGAGACACTGAAGCTGTGAAGGGAAGGTATAAAGGGCATGAGCCAGGTGCTGACTATCGTAGAAGGAGATGA
- the LOC8287628 gene encoding endoglucanase 11 — translation MEKKNNLVQCFCFFSLFFSLIPTSQSFNYADALSKSLLYFESQRSGRLPYNQRVTWRHHSGLTDGLEQGVDLVGGYYDAGDNVKFGLPMAFTITMLSWGVIEYGNEIGDAGEYEHALEAIKWGTDYFIKAHTHPNVLWVQVGDGYTDHYCWQRPEDMTTSRQAYKVDANNPGSDVAGETAAALAAASIVFRKTNPHYSHLLLHHAQQLFEFGDKYRGKYDESVKVVKGYYTSVSGYKDELLWGALWLYKATDNEAYLMYVLENAHGFGGITWAISEFSWDVKFPGLQILASMLLTEERHKKHKHILEHYQSKAEYYLCSCLDQNNVTNVKRTPGGLLYIRQWNNLQYVSTAAFLLTVYSDHLLASNQRLKCDRGILDPQEILSVAKSQIDYILGANPVGMSYLVGYGTEYPQRVHHRGASIESYKGNKGFIGCTQGYDMWYNRQDPNPNVVVGALVGGPDEKDEFSDERGNYMQTEACTYNTASLVGVLARLQSLTEDDFSANPSLLASI, via the exons atggagaagaagaataatCTTGTACAATGCTTTTGCTTcttctcccttttcttttctcttatacCCACATCACAATCTTTCAACTATGCCGATGCTCTATCGAAGAGTCTCCTTTACTTTGAATCTCAACGTTCCGGTCGCTTACCTTATAACCAAAGAGTGACATGGCGCCACCATTCCGGTCTCACCGACGGCCTTGAACAAGGC GTGGATTTGGTAGGAGGGTACTACGATGCAGGGGACAATGTGAAGTTTGGTCTGCCAATGGCGTTCACCATAACAATGCTTTCATGGGGTGTTATTGAATATGGAAATGAAATTGGCGATGCCGGAGAGTATGAACATGCCCTTGAAGCTATCAAATGGGGGACTGATTATTTCATCAAAGCGCATACTCATCCAAATGTCTTGTGGGTTCAG GTGGGTGATGGCTACACGGATCATTACTGCTGGCAACGACCAGAGGACATGACAACGTCACGACAAGCCTACAAGGTGGATGCAAACAACCCTGGGTCGGATGTGGCAGGAGAGACAGCTGCAGCACTGGCAGCAGCCTCAATCGTATTCaggaaaacaaacccacaTTACTCCCACCTACTATTGCATCACGCTCAACAA TTGTTCGAGTTTGGGGACAAGTACAGGGGGAAATATGACGAGAGTGTGAAGGTGGTGAAGGGTTACTATACGTCGGTGAGTGGGTACAAGGATGAGTTGTTATGGGGAGCCTTGTGGCTATACAAGGCCACCGACAACGAGGCTTATTTGATGTATGTGCTGGAAAATGCTCATGGATTTGGTGGGATCACTTGGGCCATTTCTGAATTTAGCTGGGATGTCAAGTTTCCTGGTCTTCAAATTCTTGCTTCCATG TTACTAACagaagagaggcacaaaaaaCACAAGCACATATTGGAGCACTACCAATCAAAAGCAGAGTATTATCTCTGCTCTTGCCTCGACCAAAACAACGTTACTAATGTGAAACGCACCCCAGGAGGGTTACTATACATCCGCCAGTGGAACAACCTTCAATACGTATCCACGGCTGCATTTCTTCTCACAGTTTACTCTGATCATCTTTTGGCATCAAATCAACGGCTCAAATGCGATCGCGGGATACTGGATCCGCAGGAAATTCTCAGTGTTGCCAAATCACAGATTGATTACATACTGGGAGCTAATCCAGTGGGTATGAGCTACTTGGTTGGGTACGGTACAGAGTATCCTCAAAGAGTGCACCACAGGGGAGCATCCATTGAATCATATAAAGGGAACAAGGGTTTTATTGGGTGCACACAAGGGTATGATATGTGGTACAACAGGCAAGATCCAAACCCTAATGTTGTGGTTGGGGCCCTTGTTGGTGGGCCTGATGAGAAAGATGAATTTTCGGATGAGAGGGGAAATTACATGCAAACTGAGGCGTGTACGTATAATACTGCAAGTCTCGTTGGTGTTTTAGCCAGATTGCAAAGCTTAACAGAGGATGATTTCTCTGCTAATCCATCACTACTTGCTTCTATATAA
- the LOC8287623 gene encoding uncharacterized protein LOC8287623 isoform X2, translated as MKKGIHPQMQWISYVTQSGRLMHIMMTKIHHVGKVYHFRARRQLAESLGQVAKFKRRYGQEDAEDTAK; from the coding sequence atgaagaaaggaATCCACCCTCAGATGCAGTGGATATCCTATGTGACCCAGAGTGGGAGATTGATGCACATTATGATGACTAAAATTCACCATGTTGGTAAAGTCTACCACTTCAGGGCAAGACGACAATTGGCTGAGAGTTTAGGACAAGTTGCCAAGTTTAAGCGTCGCTATGGCCAGGAAGATGCTGAAGACACTGCAAAATGA